In a single window of the Elaeis guineensis isolate ETL-2024a chromosome 8, EG11, whole genome shotgun sequence genome:
- the LOC140851233 gene encoding putative disease resistance protein RGA4: MWVCVSHRLNEILITREILQSATNEKHDEVVNLDKLQKILKRMVLSKRFLLALDDQEMSTGCYSRNVHPEEFSRYPELQVMGREIAARLNGSPLAAKAVGGRLKHNLDIKEWKTILEREVWDDIMPVLISSYQNLPVQLQRCFAYCSIFPKDWKFEPKKLVNLWIAQDFIQSGNMMERRMEDVGRDYFDDLLSRSFFQTLKQGYCTYYVIPDLMHDLAQSVSMDECCRIEGDRFNRRIPPTVRHISVTTNHLDLDQLKNICELKNMRTVIVFKESDFNVDHFRDDILRELKGVRTLDLTGCDIEELQEAIAGIGKLTCLQGSLEFHVKNRRGQNIGEPKDMKELQGQLTIKNPDDVKSKEEAAEADLLNKKHIKKLRLEWDFCGRTCRPIADADVLGGLRPNPSLKELHITRYNSQPPFVSRIVQEPLSLYFKLSQLEVYDRNTDPVDHSGIFKASMLLQGASDVILYQAFPPTLKGAAR; this comes from the exons ATGTGGGTTTGTGTCTCCCATCGGCTCAATGAGATTTTGATTACAAGAGAGATCTTGCAATCTGCAACCAATGAAAAACATGATGAAGTTGTGAATTTGGATAAGCTTCAGAAGATCCTTAAAAGGATGGTGCTCTCCAAAAGGTTTCTTCTTGCGTTGGATGAT CAAGAGATGAGTACTGGTTGCTATTCAAGAAATGTGCATCCAGAAGAATTCAGTAGATATCCAGAATTACAGGTGATGGGCAGAGAAATAGCTGCAAGGTTGAACGGTTCTCCTTTAGCTGCCAAGGCTGTGGGAGGGAGATTGAAACATAACTTGGATATAAAAGAATGGAAGACTATTTTGGAGAGAGAAGTATGGGATGACATTATGCCAGTTTTGATATCTAGTTATCAAAACCTACCAGTGCAGTTGCAACGCTGCTTTGCTTATTGTAGCATATTTCCCAAGGATTGGAAGTTTGAGCCTAAGAAGCTGGTCAATTTGTGGATTGCACAAGATTTCATTCAGTCCGGCAATATGATGGAGCGCAGAATGGAAGATGTAGGGAGAGACTACTTCGATGATTTATTGTCGAGGTCATTCTTTCAAACACTGAAGCAAGGATACTGCACATATTATGTGATACCTGATTTGATGCATGATCTTGCACAGTCAGTTTCTATGGATGAATGTTGCAGAATTGAAGGTGATAGGTTCAACAGGAGAATCCCTCCAACTGTTCGCCATATATCTGTTACCACCAACCATCTAGATCTAGATCAGCTTAAAAACATCTGTGAATTGAAAAATATGCGTACCGTGATAGTATTTAAGGAATCCGACTTTAATGTGGATCATTTTCGGGATGACATTCTTAGAGAATTGAAGGGTGTACGGACACTGGATTTAACTGGTTGTGACATTGAAGAGTTGCAGGAAGCCATAG CTGGAATTGGGAAGCTAACTTGCCTCCAGGGATCACTTGAATTCCATGTAAAAAACCGAAGGGGACAAAATATTGGAGAGCCGAAGGATATGAAGGAGCTTCAAGGTCAGCTCACTATAAAGAACCCTGATGATGTTAAGAGCAAGGAAGAAGCTGCTGAAGCTGACTTATTAAACAAAAAGCACATTAAGAAGCTGCGGCTGGAGTGGGATTTCTGTGGAAGAACTTGCAGGCCTATTGCAGATGCTGATGTATTAGGAGGCCTCCGACCAAATCCCAGTCTTAAAGAGCTTCATATCACCAG GTATAACAGCCAGCCACCCTTCGTCTCGAGGATTGTGCAGGAACCACTCTCCCTGTACTTCAAACTATCTCAGCTAGAGGTCTACGATAGGAACACCGACCCCGTCGATCATAGCGGGATCTTCAAGGCATCTATGCTCCTTCAGGGAGCGTCAGATGTAATCCTCTATCAAGCATTTCCTCCAACTCTTAAAGGGGCAGCTCGATAG